Proteins from one Podospora pseudocomata strain CBS 415.72m chromosome 4, whole genome shotgun sequence genomic window:
- the NAG2 gene encoding N-acetyl-glucosamine-6-phosphate deacetylase (CAZy:CE9; COG:G; MEROPS:MER0033184; EggNog:ENOG503NXV2): MSALRPSSSSTPSSRAQDHGEPEVIQFVNCRLLRDGKLVKGDLWINTENGTIGSSKRTPDAVRDLQGCIIAPGFIDCQINGAIGFNFSTIPDDISDYPKQLTKVNKWLVQTGVTSYLPTLTSQHSEAYHKVIPFLTPTPRPSPDRGASVLGAHLEGPFLSPRKCGVHDRSVLRTAQSYQDLDTVYNLSRAPPHSVKMVTLAPEVLLQEGPEIISKLTGDGIVVSLGHTAASYEKAREALAAGARMVTHFFNAMPPFGHRESELSIANIIIPGRNEEAPSYGIIVDGVHNHKSAVMLAHSVHPEGLILVTDAMHVLGLGDGTYPWRNGTEKSSVVKSRGRVMTPKMDEEKRERMVLAGSAVTLLECVNNFLGYIDTTSVGLEGDEGENEHIVSALMAVTERPARLLGLEGSIGTLEDGTDGDIVVLERVTGEGGGGMVLKLREVWKQGRMVFEGENWGGVWRL, translated from the exons ATGTCAGCCCTGCGCCCGTCATCCTCGAGTACTCCATCCTCGAGAGCGCAGGATCATGGAGAGCCTGAGGTCATCCAGTTCGTCAACTGCCGCCTACTCCGAGACGGCAAGCTCGTCAAGGGAGATCTCTGGATAAACACCGAGAATGGCACCATTGGCTCTTCCAAACGAACCCCAGATGCTGTCCGTGACCTCCAAGGATGCATCATAGCCCCAGGCTTCATCGACTGCCAAATAAACGGCGCTATTGGATTCAACTTCTCAACCATCCCCGACGACATCTCCGACTATCCTAAGCAACTTACCAAAGTCAACAAATGGCTTGTCCAGACAGGAGTGACATCTTACCTGCCCACCCTCACGAGCCAGCACAGCGAGGCCTATCATAAG GTTATCCCATTCCTCACCCCCACACCCCGACCATCCCCAGACCGCGGCGCCTCAGTCCTAGGAGCCCACCTCGAAGGCCCTTTTCTAAGCCCACGCAAATGCGGCGTCCACGACCGCTCCGTCCTCCGCACCGCCCAATCCTACCAAGACCTCGACACGGTCTATAACCTCTCCCGAGCCCCTCCCCACTCTGTCAAGATGGTTACCCTAGCCCCTGAAGTCCTCCTCCAGGAAGGACCGGAAATCATCTCGAAACTCACCGGCGACGGCATCGTCGTCTCGTTGGGACACACGGCAGCCTCGTACGAGAAAGCCCGCGAGGCACTCGCTGCTGGCGCGAGAATGGTGACACACTTCTTCAATGCCATGCCCCCTTTTGGTCACCGCGAGTCGGAGCTTAGTATCGCCAACATCATTATCCCGGGGAGGAATGAAGAAGCTCCCAGTTATGGCATtattgttgatggggttcaCAACCACAAGTCAGCGGTTATGCTGGCGCACTCGGTGCATCCGGAGGGGCTGATCTTGGTGACGGATGCGATGCAtgtgctggggttgggggacgGGACGTATCCGTGGCGGAATGGGACCGAGAAGTCGAGTGTTGTCAAGTctagggggagggtgatgactccgaagatggatgaggaaaagagagagaggatggtgttggcggGGAGTGCGGTGACGTTGTTGGAGTGTGTGAATAATTTTTTGGGGTATATTGATACGACGAGTGTTGGtttggaaggggatgagggggagaatgAGCATATCGTTTcggcgttgatggcggtgacgGAGCGCccggcgaggttgttgggtttggaggggagCATTGGGACTTTGGAGGATGGGACGGATGGGGATATTGTTGTTTTGGAGAGGGTtacgggggaggggggtggggggatggtgttgaagttgagggaggtgtggaagcaggggaggatggtttttgagggggagaatTGGGGTGGTGTCTGGCGGCTTTag
- a CDS encoding hypothetical protein (EggNog:ENOG503P60V) — MCRPRLCTRRPRLHGPARHTRGGFAPKFYGSWTFPLETDHPEKPVRWVRMILLERGEGETMQELLSRGELADEPVRLAVLKQLLEAVTKLDWYSKIRSMGNGAMFPPENIFVNSKNGSMKLISFRDVELLGYFEGFEESDDDDDPGPYWIPKAWAEKPQLAARLSIPPTIGGQPTITVFRNTGTTVQMALSASG; from the coding sequence ATGTGCAGACCGCGACTATGCACTCGACGCCCGCGCCTACATGGCCCTGCAAGACACACCCGAGGGGGTTTTGCGCCCAAGTTTTACGGATCCTGGACTTTCCCGCTCGAGACAGATCACCCAGAGAAGCCCGTCCGCTGGGTCCGCATGATCCTCTTAGAGCGTGGGGAAGGAGAAACCATGCAAGAACTGCTATCGCGAGGGGAGCTAGCAGACGAACCAGTTCGTCTCGCCGTTCTCAAGCAGCTTCTGGAAGCTGTCACCAAGCTCGATTGGTATTCAAAGATTCGTAGCATGGGCAACGGCGCTATGTTTCCTCCGGAGAATATTTTTGTCAACAGCAAGAACGGGAGTATGAAGTTAATCAGCTTTAGGGATGTCGAGTTATTGGGCTACTTCGAGGGATTTGAAGAGtcagatgacgacgatgacccTGGCCCATACTGGATTCCGAAGGCTTGGGCTGAGAAGCCGCAATTGGCAGCCAGGTTGTCGATTCCCCCGACTATAGGCGGCCAACCAACCATTACCGTTTTTAGGAATACTGGTACAACCGTGCAGATGGCACTGAGCGCTTCTGGCTGA
- a CDS encoding hypothetical protein (COG:S; EggNog:ENOG503NTW3): MATATTTTTTTTTTTTTTDEKTAGHERTDDEDRSSSRDSSSSSIKGPTLEPIRPASRISRKSHASQNRLSLHRERSNNGYGVDDLVDRSSEEDGVAGGGGGGGDIEAVSSQVDAPDALTDPYEVTWDGGDNDPMCPRSMPQWRKWLVIFITSVGSFCVTNGSAVYTASYADMMSEFNSSRIVVTLGLSFYVLGIALGPFWSPLAEFYGRRPIYLASFLFFMIFLIPSALAKNIQTMIVSRFFQGLAGSAFLSVSGGTVSDMFTHDKMLMPMAIFSLSPFVGPSTGPLIGGVMVMFVQWRWMHYYLLILSGALFLSIALLVPETYHPVLLKRKAARIRKETGDERYYAPIERSTKSIPKTVGLSLLRPFQILMFEPMALILNIYTAMLLGLLYLFFGAFPLIFTTNHDFNLWQVGLTFTGLLVAMIIACCVTPLWNNFRHTLKERRRRRTGVLKDEPEDQLPQVIVGAPLITGGLFWFGFTSTPEIHWIVPLIGSGVFGLGMSFAFTGVFTFLVAAYPRYAASALASNALVRCTFAAAFPLFGYQMYEALGFQWATGLLAFITLGLMPFPYIFFRYGRRIRERSRFASAT; this comes from the exons AtggcgacagcaacaacaacaacgacaacgacaacgacaacaacaacaacaacagacgAAAAGACTGCCGGACATGAGAGGACAGACGATGAAGACAGGTCATCATCGCGGGactcgtcgtcctcttcaaTCAAAGGCCCAACGCTAGAACCCATCCGTCCGGCATCCCGAATCAGTCGGAAAAGTCACGCCAGCCAGAACAGATTGTCGCTTCACCGGGAGAGGTCGAATAACGGGTATGGGGTTGATGATTTGGTAGACCGCTCATcggaggaagatggtgttgctggtggtggtggtggtggtggtgacattGAGGCTGTTTCTTCTCAGGTTGATGCCCCGGACGCGTTGACTGATCCGTACGAGGTTAcgtgggatgggggggataaCGACCCGATGTGTCCGAGGAGTATGCCGCAGTGGAGGAAGTGGTTGGTGATTTTTATCACCTCGGTGGGATCGTTTTGTGT AACGAATGGTTCGGCGGTTTACACCGCTTCTTATGCGGACATGATGTCCGAGTTCAACAGCAGCCGGATTGTTGTCACGCTTGGGTTGTCGTTTTATGTCCTGGGGATTGCTCTCGGTCCGTTTTGGTCGCCGCTGGCCGAGTTTTATGGCCGACGACCCATCTACCTCGCGTCGTTTTTGTTCTTCATGATCTTTCTGATTCCTTCGGCGCTGGCGAAGAATATCCAGACCATGATCGTCTCGAGATTCTTCCAGGGTTTGGCTGGGAGTGCGTTCTTGTCTGTGTCTGGGGGTACGGTTAGCGACATGTTCACCCACGACAAGATGCTCATGCCCATGGCGATTTTCTCACTCTCACCATTTGTTGGACCGTCGACTGGGCCGCTGATTGGgggtgtgatggtgatgtttgttCAGTGGAGGTGGATGCATTATTATCTGCTTATTTTGAGCGGGGCCTTGTTTTTGAGCATTGCGTTGCTTGTGCCGGAGACGTACc ATCCCGTTCTGTTGAAGAGAAAGGCAGCGAGAATCAGAAAGGAGACGGGTGACGAGAGGTATTATGCGCCGATTGAGCGGTCGACAAAGTCGATTCCAAAGACTGTTGGTCTTTCGCTGTTGCGACCGTTCCAGATCCTGATGTTTGAGCCCATGGCTTTGATCTTGAATATTTACACTGCCATGCTCTTGGGCCTGCTGTATCTCTTCTTTGGAGCGTTTCCACTGATCTTTACGACGAATCATGACTTCAACCTGTGGCAGGTTGGGTTGACGTTtacggggttgttggtggccaTGATTATTGCCTGCTGCGTCACGCCGCTGTGGAACAACTTTCGGCATacgttgaaggagaggaggaggaggaggacgggggtgCTGAAGGATGAGCCCGAGGATCAACTGCCGCAGGTTATTGTGGGCGCGCCGCTCATTAccggggggttgttttggtttgggtttACGAGCACGCCCGAAATTCATTGGATTGTGCCGTTGATTGGGTCGGGGgtttttggacttgg GATGTCGTTCGCTTTTACGGGGGTATTTACCTTTCTG GTCGCAGCCTACCCGCGGTACGCAGCCAGCGCTTTGGCGTCTAATGCTTTGGTGCGGTGTACATTTGCTG CCGCCTTTCCGTTGTTTGGGTACCAGATGTATGAGGCGCTGGGGTTCCAGTGGGCGACCGGGTTGTTGGCCTTTATTACTTTGGGATTGATGCCTTTTCCGTATATATTTTTTAGGTATGGGAGAAGGATTAGGGAGAGGAGTCGGTTTGCTAGTGCTACGtag
- a CDS encoding hypothetical protein (EggNog:ENOG503NWI4; CAZy:GH3; COG:G), with product MVKLDGDLDPLWQDLDWAIGQMVIMGWDGTEVTPQIRHLIEEHHLGSILLTAKNLKCTAKLVQELQTIAHQAGHLQPLLIALDQENGGVNSLYDEDYICQFPSAMGQAAAGNADLAYKVAKATATEVSAVGVNLILGPVLDVLTNARYQPLGVRAVGDDPQEVSQYGIAAMNGYKDAGVATCGKHFPSYGNLDFLGSSLDVPIITQTLEELSLSALVPFRNAIATGKLDAMFVGGCGITNPSMNVNHACLSDQVVDDLLRNELGFTGVAISECLEMEALRSEIGVETGTVMAVEAGCDLVLLCRAYDVQLEAIAGLKLGVENELLTKERIYTSLRRVLKMKNACTSWAKALNPPGISLLSKIHPSHLNLSIKAYDDSITVIRDNEKLLPLNESMHQEEELLLLTPLVKPLPASSLTKNILEAKNKSDSAPTEHDKWIHRDRGVIMSGEGVFRELGRSLARARRGKLLHTSYTANGVRPVHENLIHRASCIVIVTADANRNLYQAGFTKHVSMMCSMLRASGQKKSLVVVAVSSPYDFAMDKSIGTYICTFDFTEMAMAALVRALCGSSRARGTLPGTLRKSRKAVKSRQHWLVEPYDRDRDSNGLNDLLSALARAAAPNHRFLTTTTAHSFEIFNPNIEESHFVVRNSSTQALYGFCATYHTQGTGIIGAIFVDPTKRNVAIGRSLHRRALRALIQKRGTKKIQLGICFPGVFLGIPTDDGGLKTWFSNSGWDLQFPRRLANMVIADLSSWSAPEGLLQSIQRANMSFDLIHGLENAETVLAHVAGNANPEVFELYRLALQETKSCGVVRAKCQRGGLVGTVVICSPGSPVAGYVPALQGGEEVLVGGIIAPVVAPGNGDLLVIQGLALMGLRQNKAHKSGRSVLSWVGEEGMEGLGAMGWEVLEGWEEFTNSVENVSFLEG from the exons ATGGTCAAGTTGGACGGTGACTTAGACCCACTATGGCAAGATCTCGACTG gGCCATAGGGCAGATGGTGAttatgggatgggatggcaCCGAAGTCACTCCGCAGATTCGTCATCTCATCGAGGAACACCATCTCGGCTCCATCCTTCTCACGGCAAAGAATCTCAAATGT ACGGCCAAGCTCGTGCAGGAGCTTCAGACGATTGCTCACCAAGCCGGCCATCTTCAACCGCTCTTGATTGCCTTGGACCAGGAAAATGGCGGCGTCAACAGCCTGTACGATGAGGACTACATTTGCCAGTTTCCCAGCGCCATGGGCCAAGCTGCCGCTGGTAATGCTGATCTCGCATACAAAGTCGCCAAAGCTACAGCCACCGAGGTCTCGGCCGTGGGGGTCAATCTGATTCTCGGACCCGTGCTCGACGTTCTGACAAACGCTCGTTACCAGCCGCTCGGTGTCCGCGCTGTCGGGGACGATCCACAAGAGGTCTCACAATATGGCATCGCGGCTATGAACGGCTACAAGGATGCTGGGGTGGCCACTTGTGGAAAACACTTTCCTTCTTATGGGAATCTCGACTTTCTCGGGTCCAGCTTGGAtgttcccatcatcacccaaaCCTTGGAGGAGTTGTCCCTGAGCGCCCTCGTGCCTTTTCGGAATGCTATTGCTACTGGAAAGTTGGATGCCATGTTCGTTGGCGGCTGTGGCATCACAAACCCGTCCATGAATGTAAACCACGCCTGCCTCTCCGATCAGGTGGTTGATGACCTTCTCAGAAACGAACTTGGTTTCACGGGTGTTGCCATATCGGAATGCTTGGAGATGGAAGCTCTTCGAAGTGAAATCGGAGTCGAGACTGGCACGGTCATGGCGGTAGAAGCCGGCTGTGACTTGGTTCTGCTTTGTCGGGCCTACGACGTGCAGCTCGAAGCCATAGCTGGCCTCAAGCTTGGTGTGGAAAACGAGCTGCTCACCAAGGAGCGTATTTACACTTCTCTCCGCCGTGTTCTCAAGATGAAGAACGCGTGCACGTCCTGGGCTAAAGCGCTGAACCCGCCAGGAATTTCTCTGTTGTCCAAGATTCACCCGAGTCATCTCAACCTCTCAATCAAGGCATATGATGACTCCATCACAGTTATTAGGGATAACGAAAAGCTTCTGCCCTTGAATGAGTCGATGCAccaggaggaagagttgcTACTCCTTACCCCGTTGGTCAAGCCTTTGCCAGCCTCGTCTTTGACCAAAAATATCCTCGAGGCGAAGAACAAGTCCGATAGCGCGCCGACGGAACACGACAAATGGATACACCGGGATCGGGGCGTCATAATGAGTGGCGAGGGGGTATTTCGGGAGCTTGGGAGGTCACTTGCCCGCGCTCGACGTGGCAAGCTGCTGCATACCTCTTACACTGCAAATGGTGTTAGGCCGG TACATGAAAACTTGATACATCGGGCGTCCTGTATCGTTATTGTGACGGCCGATGCCAATCGAAACCTGTACCAGGCCGGGTTCACCAAGCATGTCTCAATGATGTGCTCAATGTTGAGGGCAAGTGGCCAGAAGAAATCCCTGGTCGTGGTGGCCGTCAGCTCGCCCTATGATTTCGCCATGGACAAGTCGATTGGGACCTATATCTGCACCTTTGACTTTACGGAAATGGCCATGGCAGCTCTTGTGCGCGCTCTCTGCGGAAGCTCGAGAGCACGCGGGACGCTGCCGGGGACTCTGAGAAAAAGCAGAAAGGCCGTGAAGTCGAGGCAGCACTGGCTTGTCGAGCCCTATGACAGGGACCGCGACTCCAACGGTCTCAACGATCTTTTGAGCGCTCTTGCTCGTGCTGCTGCCCCGAACCATCGGTTTCTGACCACGACAACGGCACACTCGTTTGAGATTTTCAACCCAAACATTGAGGAGTCGCACTTTGTGGTTCGAAACAGCAGCACGCAAGCGCTGTACGGATTCTGCGCGACGTATCACACCCAAGGGACCGGCATAATCGGAGCGATCTTCGTGGACCCTACCAAGCGCAACGTTGCCATTGGGCGTTCTCTCCATCGCCGGGCCCTTCGAGCGTTGATTCAGAAGAGGGGCACAAAGAAGATACAGCTGGGAATATGTTTCCCAGGTGTGTTCCTGGGCATCCCGACAGACGACGGCGGGCTCAAGACGTGGTTTTCCAACAGCGGTTGGGACTTGCAGTTTCCGCGACGGTTGGCCAACATGGTGATTGCTGACTTGAGCAGCTGGAGCGCACCAGAGGGTCTGCTGCAGAGCATCCAACGGGCGAACATGAGCTTCGATCTTATTCATGGGTTGGAGAACGCCGAGACGGTGCTTGCGCATGTAGCCGGGAATGCGAACCCGGAGGTGTTTGAGCTGTACCGTTTGGCGTTGCAGGAGACAAAATCGTGTGGGGTTGTTAGGGCCAAGTGCCAGAGGGGAGGGCTGGTGGGGACGGTGGTTATTTGTAGTCCTGGGAGTCCGGTTGCGGGTTATGTGCCGGCTTTgcaggggggggaggaggtgttggttggggggatcATTGCGCCGGTTGTGGCGCCTGGGAATGGGGATTTGTTGGTGATTCAGGGGCTCgcgttgatggggttgaggcAGAACAAGGCGCACAAGTCTGGGAGGAGCGTGTTGAgctgggtgggggaggaagggatggaggggttgggggcgatggggtgggaggtgctggaggggtgggaggagtttaCTAATTCGGTTGAGAATGTGAGTTTTCTTGAGGGGTGA
- the NAG5 gene encoding N-acetylglucosamine kinase 1 (EggNog:ENOG503NXKB; COG:G), translating into MAFLRDLLLAVIKSLFRGRSFLQALLAFWTTSTESSPTLREPPSKDGSTSISDFLAKAESLLLDPTQPDKRRALSQKLKLEFREGLLSNPACMLPSYHTELPTGDESGQYLAVDVGGSTLRVALVDLKGRGSSGGPESVIVSIDTFNIDNDIRALKGRAFFDWMAEKIYQTVAKDSRQGHCADDPLLLGLSWSFPIEQPAPQTYLLRPMGKSFHAADGLLNQNLSSILKTSCLHHNLHVSLSAIVNDSSATLLSAAYSHPSTTTFGLILGTGVNIAAYLPVTTISPSKLPPRPHTLATHVVVNTELGMFGGPSLPSTKWDKTLKASHPRPDFQPLEHLVSGFYLGEVARLILVDAIHETGAFGGVVPDSLAREYTLDAKTLSLLESDPLHFQTLHPFPYPPSQTDLSLLTSIASLITQRSASILAASLHALHEINLEASSPQKQPQKTTTIAYTGSVIEHYPHYLSHLQSYLDQLTLNTPTTFKLVPAKQSSVLGAAVALACLDKQSTRS; encoded by the exons ATGGCATTTCTGCGTGACTTACTCCTGGCCGTCATCAAATCGCTTTTCCGAGGCCGATCATTTCTCCAAGCTTTGTTAGCTTTCTGGACAACCTCGACTGAGTCCTCACCAACCCTACGTGAACCACCCAGCAAGGATGGCTCAACCTCTATCAGCGATTTCCTCGCAAAAGCCGAGAGTTTGCTTTTGGATCCTACTCAACCAGACAAGCGTAGAGCTCTGTCTCAAAAGCTGAAGCTTGAGTTTCGTGAGGGCCTCCTCTCAAATCCGGCTTGCATGCTTCCATCGTACCATACCGAGCTTCCCACGGGAGATGAGTCGGGTCAATATCTGGCTGTTGACGTTGGGGGCTCAACCTTGCGAGTTGCTCTGGTGGACCTCAAGGGCAGAGGTTCTTCAGGAGGTCCAGAGAGCGTCATCGTCAGCATTGACACCTTCAATATCGACAATGATATCAGAGCATTGAAGGGCAGAGCCTTTTTTGACTGGATGGCTGAGAAAATCTACCAAACTGTGGCAAAAGACAGCAGGCAGGGTCACTGTGCTGATGACCCGTTATTGCTTGGGCTGTCGTGGAGCTTTCCAATTGA ACAACCCGCCCCCCAAAcctacctcctccgccccatgGGAAAATCCTTCCACGCCGCCGACGGCCTCTTGAACCaaaacctctcctccataCTCAAAACCTCTtgcctccaccacaacctaCACGTCTCCCTTTCAGCCATAGTAAACGACTCCTCCGCCACGCTCCTCTCTGCAGCTTACTCTcacccctcaaccacaaccttCGGTCTAATCCTTGGCACAGGCGTCAACATCGCCGCCTACctccccgtcaccaccatcagcccCTCCAAACTCCCCCCCCGTCCCCATACCCTGGCCACTCACGTAGTAGTAAACACAGAACTCGGCATGTTCGGcggcccctccctcccctcaacaaaATGGGACAAGACCCTCAAAGCCTCCCACCCAAGACCAGACTTTCAGCCCCTGGAGCATCTCGTCAGCGGGTTCTACCTCGGCGAGGTGGCCAGGTTGATTTTGGTCGATGCAATCCACGAAACGGGGGCATTCGGCGGGGTTGTCCCGGATTCTTTAGCGAGGGAATACACCCTCGATGCAAAGACTCTATCTCTTCTCGAAAG TGACCCCCTCCACttccaaaccctccaccctttcccctaccccccctcccaaaccgacctctccctcctcacctcaaTCGCCTCCCTCATAACCCAACGCTCagcctccatcctcgccgcctccctccaCGCACTTCACGAAATAAACCTCGAAGCTTCTTCCCCTCAAAAACAACCCCagaagacaacaacaatagCCTACACCGGCTCTGTGATAGAGCACTACCCCCACTACCTCTCCCACTTGCAATCCTACCTCGACCAACTAACCCtcaacacacccaccacctttAAGCTCGTCCCCGCAAAACAAAGCTCAGTTTTGGGTGCAGCAGTGGCGTTGGCTTGTCTGGACAAGCAAAGCACGAGATCCTGA
- a CDS encoding hypothetical protein (EggNog:ENOG503NUVH; COG:E) translates to MASYNGMPAMSSGATGPDALGHQGQQSLGIDGFDPHSMTFDDPLLHNLPFTPTAAYDFDTLSTTFEDPFSYPARPFGNDVANTALMGNLGGLGVDPESCYNGNHGGAEGSSSPQELDNKLLGFGAVVPGKATLIDPLGQFIEPMMSAELYGMFFVAEDVFGTDNGGDNRRPMELTCYRRNLWQCSGQITLPRQVAQYAVADGQQRMPVVELAASITALESIEGKQTEIISIPWKSNNPALGGVTEESTKSAGAPAITVLDLGSGQEIDGTNRVTVGVSWKRLQFKHATANNGRRKGLQQHYVVQINLLVKGKGGEYVKVAEVQSGPVIVRGRSPRNFDSRKDVPLSGDKRLLERKSIEGLSSGSTATKQQQQHMGTPQSQPLSQDFGQGFLHRYQGMGSLPSTTDWSTPRPFLSPNPQQQHASKKLALSSPSLNRPPVPPWVPIDTTLATPLPTGKQLQHTSNLLKPTRGLHSTSQSNNLPINLSLSEDERSPPNLNRSNSSGGESSQSPQQHFSMSSSSKAGNSRPGLGHKSQRTESGGAQQLNSPQDQTEVDMLYEYFPLSVDDWMPPVDAIYRPHVVHHTIVPPEVKAQQLRSKGKRYFAAD, encoded by the exons ATGGCCAGCTACAATGGCATGCCGGCCATGTCCTCCGGCGCCACGGGTCCTGACGCCCTGGGACATCAAGGCCAGCAATCGCTCGGCATCGACGGCTTTGATCCGCACAGTATGACATTTGACGACCCGTTGCT CCACAACCTCCCATTTACCCCGACAGCCGCATACGATTTTGACACCCTTAGCACAACATTTGAAGACCCGTTCTCCTACCCAGCCAGACCGTTCGGTAACGATGTCGCCAACACCGCTCTCATGGGAAATTTGGGAGGGCTAGGCGTCGACCCAGAAAGCTGCTACAATGGCAACCACGGTGGCGCCGAGGGgtcatcctccccacaaGAACTCGACAACAAActcctcggcttcggcgCAGTCGTCCCaggcaaagccaccctgaTCGACCCCTTGGGACAGTTTATCGAACCTATGATGAGCGCAGAGTTATACGGCATGTTCTTTGTCGCCGAGGACGTCTTTGGGACAGATAACGGCGGCGATAACCGACGTCCGATGGAGTTGACTTGCTACAGGAGGAATCTATGGCAGTGTTCGGGGCAGATTACTCTCCCGAGACAAGTGGCGCAATATGCTGTGGCCGATGGGCAGCAACGGATGCCAGTGGTGGAATTAGCGGCGTCTATCACGGCGCTCGAGAGTATTGAAGGGAAACAAACGGAGATCATTTCCATCCCGTGGAAGAGTAACAATCCTGCTCTAGGAGGAGTGACTGAGGAATCGACAAAGTCCGCAGGGGCGCCAGCGATAACTGTGTTGGACTTGGGGTCGGGCCAGGAGATTGATGGGACGAACAGAGTGACGGTGGGGGTGTCGTGGAAGAGACTGCAGTTCAAGCATGCCACCGCGAACAATGGGCGGAGGAAGGGACTCCAGCAGCATTACGTGGTGCAGATAAATCTGCTGGTTAAGGGGAAGGGTGGAGAGTATGTCAAGGTTGCCGAAGTTCAGTCGGGACCGGTCATTGTGCGAGGCAGAAGTCCCAGGAATTTTGACAGTAGGAAAGATGTGCCTCTGTCAGGAGACAAGAGGCTACTGGAGAGGAAAAGCATCGAGGGGTTGAGTTCGGGCTCTACGGCTACgaagcaacagcagcaacatatGGGAACTCCACAGAGCCAGCCCCTGAGTCAAGATTTTGGGCAAGGTTTTCTTCATAGATATCAGGGGATGGGAAGTTTACCG TCCACGACAGATTGGTCAACTCCTCGACCGTTCCTctcaccaaacccccagcaacagcacgcCAGTAAGAAGCTAGCTTTGTCCTCTCCAAGTCTCAACCGGCCGCCAGTACCGCCCTGGGTGCCAATAGATACCACATTAGCAACTCCATTGCCAACCGGCAAACAATTACAACACACTAGCAACCTTTTGAAGCCAACCCGCGGACTACATTCTACTTCCCaatccaacaacctccctatcaacctctccctctcagAAGACGAGCGCAGCCCACCAAACTTGAATCGATCTAATTCCTCGGGTGGCGAATCGTCTCAAAGCCCACAGCAGCACTTTTCCatgtcgtcatcgtcaaaaGCGGGGAATAGCAGGCCGGGGTTGGGACACAAGAGCCAGAGGACTGAGAGTGGGGGTGCGCAGCAGCTTAACAGTCCGCAGGATCAGACGGAGGTGGATATGTTGTATGAGTATTTTCCATTGAGTGTGGATGACTG GATGCCGCCGGTGGATGCGATTTATCGACCGCATGTGGTTCATCATACTATTGTGCCGCCTGAGGTGAAAGCGCAGCAGCTGAGGAGTAAGGGGAAGAGGTATTTTGCTGCTGACTGA